AGACGGCGAGAACAAACTTTGAAAGTCGTGGTCAACGTGATGCATTGTGGGATGGGGATACCCCTCACGTGACTGAACCCCGGGAAACATCACATCCGTATTTGAGTGCTTTATAGCGCTATAAATGAGTTACGAACGGTACCAGATGGCACTTAAGAAAGCAGTTGCGTATTAAAAAAGAATCGTTTTCAATTACAACAAGGTAGAAGTAAAACAGAGGATCAAAGGAGAATGGTCATTTGAGGTCAGAGGTTTTACATCCGGGAAAGCATTCTCAAAATGGCGAATCGCACTGTGAAAGACGCTCACAGTGTGAAAGGCACAAATCCGCAATATTTGGTAGAAAAGATTATTCGATCACGTATTTATGAAAGTCGATACTGGAAAGAAGAATGTTTTGCGTTATCCGGTGAGTATTGAAGCAGTTTAATGTGCCTTGTAATATGCGATATACTTCGGGATCGTATTATTGTCGAATGTATCAAACAAACGTGTAGCAAACGTTACCTTGTGTCAGTCAGTGGTAGAATTTTACACGCACATAAAAAGCGACAAAAAATTTTCTACAGTAAGATTCTTGTCCACTAGTCAACTGTTATATATTGGCCATGAGCTGCCTCTAGGCTTATAAAGTTTCAACACAGTGATAACACGCATAGAAGTAGAATCACACTTATCACCGACTCCACACAGTTCATTGTAATCGTAGACCGTCaccatggagggtctatgctgtactTCATATCCACGTACAAGCTTACTATTACTGTACAGGCACTTTAgttctaaatttaaaaaaatcaagatATTTCATATTCACACATGTATTTTTAGTTTTGGTCAACCGGAAAGTTTTAATGCACACATAATACATTGCTCACCGTTTTTCTTTCTTTGCAGCTGAGCTTTTGGTTGACAAAGCCATGGAACTGAAATACATAGGAGGGGTATATGGTGGAAATGTAAAGCCAACGCCATTTCTCTGTCTTGTTCTAAAGATGTTACAAATACAGCCTGAAAAAGACATTGTTGTGGAGTTCATCAGAAATGAAGATTTCAAGTACGTGTCTGCAGTGTTTGATCTTTTGAGTCCTTTATTTGGTAGTCCTAAATTTTctttggtagcccaaggatggagACCAAAATAGTCCtgtattcctgaactgaaaacagggATTCTCTATTGTAAATATGTGTTATTGAAGTACTTTCAAGTCAGTAAATAGTTCTCCATTTAATTATCGCATAAATCAGTGATGGCCTGAGTGAGCGACATGTatcagctgcaaattatggtagccccatgacaaggaTTGACAGTCtatggacacaggactactgttatTTTCAAGCCCtgattaccatacatgtatgtgtgcacgtGAAGGCAGAACCTTGTTCTGTTTTGAGCTGCTAGCATGAGGTAACATGCTTTGTTGACAGTgtacatacgtgtacatgtatgttcctAGAATTGGTCCACATCatgactatacatacatgtacatgtacatacagatgGTTGCCTTgctagtacattttgtatatatatatatatatatatatatatatatatatatatatatatatatatatatatatatatatatatatatatatatatatatatatatatatatatatatatatatatatatatatatatatatatatatatatatatatatatacgaaacGCCTGAGACCATCttaaaaacatatacatatactgtataAATGTTCTTGCAAGCAGAGCAATTATGAATGTAGAATAAACaactaataataattttaaaaataacacaatagGCAGAGTCGATCAATACACACAAAAGTTAAATTCTAAGATGATAACTTTGAGATAAGTTGTTAAacttttgtacatatttcagaTATGTCAGATGTCTTGGAGCTCTGTATATGAGATTAGTGGGTAACTCCTTGGATTGTTTTAAGTATCTGGAACCCTTGTACAATGACTACAGAAAAATCAAAGTTATGAATAAGATGGGTGGTAAGTAGAAAAAGTTGCGATGCAATATTTGTTAATGTCGtccatttgtgtttgtttgtggtcTGATTGGATAGATTCCTTTTGTGGTGATTAAAATACAACTGATATCTTCAATGAattgtaaattgaaaaaaaaaatgccataAATACAAGTTCAACCCCATATTTTATCAGTGGGCTCACATGGGTCACGATAATCTTTCTTACAATTTACCCATAGTTTACAAGACTAGAGTACATGTTGTGCTTATACTATCAAGATGATTTTATGTGGTAGCAAAACTAGAGGACCACCTGAAGGACACTTATCCCAGTCttcaaatattattataattattaaataaCTATACTTTATCCAGATAGTGGTAATAAAAAAGCTTAAATTTCAATGGGATGACTGTAGGAGATCTTCCCCATAGTGTTAATACTGGTAACAGTGCTGACAATGCAAACACTTCAAGAGCACAAAAGTTTTTTCAAAGTACCTCTATCTGTGTAAGCAACAACTGATTACATGTCAAGAAATGTAATGACAGTTTCCAAACCTGTCTCTTCTCTGTAGTATTTGAGCTATCACATGTTGATGAGTACATGGATGAATTGTTAAGAGAGGAGAGGagttgtgatgtcattttaccaCGATTACAAAAAAGACAAGTACTTGAAGAGACCAATCAGATAGAGCAAAGGGTATGTATTCACATATATAGTTACTTTATGATTATTAGCACATACCCTAACTAACATGATATAATGGAATGGCAATTTTAGACTTGTCAGGTGCACACTTCAATTTGGTTAGACAGTGCAAGATGAAAGTAGACACTACTTTGCAAATAacttaattaatcaatcaatcaagagaATTTGTATAGTGCCTACATTTAAGTCCAATACAACATAATGTTCTACATGtatggcgctgaacaggaacaatagcaGATCATAgtaaaagttagaaagctcttgcaaacagatatGTCTTAATATCATTGAATTTATCAACAGTTGACGAAGAACAAAGTTTGGGTGCTATACCATTCCATAAGAGAGGCACTGCTTGCGAGAGCACACGCTCGCCATATGACTTTTTATTACAACTCATACGATCAGCCTGCCATATTCACTGCAACTATAGTTGACACCTTTCACAACAGTTGTATGGGGTGGAGGCATTTGTCTCAAAAATCTGTTAGTACACATCATGTATATGAGGGACGTTGATAAAGTACAATCTGTTTACTTGTGCTTTATTAACGCTTTACACAAAATGATTTCTGATAGATTGGTGCACTCAGTTAATACATGTGTATGGGGGGATGGGGAGCAATTTGTTTATATGCACTTGTTATTAacttttttgtacaaataatttCTGATAGGTCAGTGCATTAGAAGAAGACTTAGAAGACATAGAAGAAAGTGAAGATGAAGTGGAGATTGAAGTGAGTATATGACTTTATCTGCAATTTATCCTGATATGAATTGTCAGTACCTGTTATAGCATATTACCTCAatctagagggtcaaaatagaagaTTGACTTGTATTCACGTTTACCTATAGTAAgtgtaatgcatgtgtagacCATGGAGAAGACTATCTGAAACAAAGTTGAGAGAACAATTTCACTAGTTTAGAATGGCAATGCATCAAACTTTTGCTTGAAGAAGTTGAAGCATCAGGAAATTTACTTTTCCAAATGAGGCTATGGTACGCAACCCACCATTGCCTGCTTCCAAACAGTGCCCCCAGTGGTCAAAccatacaatcttttgtctttgtgataaccagaatatggaCATGGTGTAAGTTCTCAGCTGTCATAGTATAGAACCCACTACTCTACATTgtacacttacatgtaaataatgttaatgataaacatatttcagtGAAATAGTTTCTGTTACGAGAACTTGCAGTGTAATGTTGGAAGTCAGTCATTGGATGCTTAGTTTCAGAAGTAGAAATGGGTGTCATCGTTTTGGAAACAGATTAGCTATGGTTTAGACTGTAATTATATGACCACTCTGGAAATGAATGAATTATGATAATGTTTCCCATTTCCTTGGACAGGAAACAAAACTTAGTCCCTCACCAGATCATCGACATAATTACAAAGATTTAGACAAGCCGAGAAGAAGTCCATCACCAAGATACAGACGAAGTAGAAGCAGATCACCCCACAGAAGGTAAGATGTTTATCCCTGGCTGCTTAGTCCACCCAGCATTACCTATTCCAGTGAGTGTTAGCCGGCACTGTCTCAGAGATGGTCAAACCAAtctttggataaacatatgaaATTGCAAACAATAATTTTGTAAAGAAGTATCTTGTGgtcatgttatttattttttcggAGCAAACATATCGTGTAGCCAgcattaatttattttcataataactGAAGTATTTGGGCTTCTACCATTTATTGCATAAATATTCAAAGTTGGTGATTTTTGAATTGACAATGGTGGTACTGTCACATCAAAATTACTGTTGTGATAGAATCAAATTGTCATGGAGGTATCATAAAATCACGTTGATGATTGCCTGTCTGAAAATGCTTTGCTCAAAACCAGGCATATATCAGTTGTGTTGATACATCACCAGTATTGATATCAATACATGACATTTTCATCTAtacagtttgttttgtttagcATGTAATTTTATGGCACATAGctaatatcaaatttatgtgAGAACAAGTGATTTATAGATTCTGTTTTCATGTAAATGATTCCTGTAGGAGAAGTAGGAGTCCTTCACCTAGAAGAGATAGTCATAGACGTCGGAGTAGGAGTCGCAGTCCAAGAAGGCGGCGTAGTAGATCAAGGGACCGAGACAGAGAACGAAGGCACAGATCTCCAGGTATacttacaatacatataaaatatgtgATATCTTAAATATACAAAAGTGTGTGactcaaaaataaatatcttaaACTTATGTAGTTACTTTGGTCAAGAAaacttgaagccattctcagtTAAATCAAGAACAAAAAATTGAGGTTCACGGTACAAACTtttgaataaatcaaattgatatagGAAATAAACATTGTTACTGTTCATTATAACTTCCAAAGataaatcagtcaatcaataaaaaaaattatagagCGTCTGTATGCAATACGAAGTAGAGTTCAGAGGCGCTGTacagttaaatattgaaaactttcgCGAATAAGTATGTTTTAAGGTTTTTCCTGAAGGCATTGACTGTGGGTGTGGTGCGGCACATGAGAAAGCACAGCCACCGAATGAATTGCACCTGTAATTGGGTTCAAACAATAAGTATTTGTCCGATGACCGAAGTGTGCGGAGATTAGGCTTCTTATGGAGAGTGTCTGATAAGTAAGGCGGTGAAAGACCATGCAATATTTTATCGGTGGTCAGGAGAACTTTGTAATCAATTCTGTATTGTACAGGCAACCTTTAGTATTGGTAAACAAACCGATAAAAGCATTGCATGAGCCATGAGGCACCCACTGTTctttttgtattattgtttttacatAATGTTGTCTTTACTTGAAGACTTCccttagctcacttcattcaagcaaacacactGCTGATTTTTCATATGTTGTGTTTCTGATGTAGATGAGAGTTATGGCTAAATAACTTTTATTTATGATGGGTTCCCTTTGCAGGTCATAGACACAGAGATGGGGATCGTAAACATCGCAGTAGACATTATTCACCTTCACCTGACGACAGGTACGTTGAGTAATAAAATAGTCAACTTGTATTTTCATTCTGTTAAGATGATTTCTGCGTTTCTCATATGCAGTTTAGTGTACTGTTACCTGGTTTTTAATTGTTTACTCTTCATTGTCATAGAATTTATTTGCACTATTTTCTGTGATGTTTATTTTGCTTCAATAAAATGCTTTTTTCATCATACTTTCCTGCATACCTTGctacatcagaaaaaaaataggtcAGGGCAGAATGGCTAGTTCCTCTTTTCCctttaaaatgaattttaagTCCCAATAGAtaacatcatatatatacaaatgtagcagatactacaatacactgtacatttaGATATTGTTACCCAATCTTTACGCCTGGTTTAATGTGACTTGAACTTGAATgtgacattttaataatttgcaATTTCTTACAGACCAAgaaaacacaagaaaaagaagagagaaagagacaagGAACACAGAGAAAGTAGACATGCAGCAAATGAAGATGCGGAGATTGCTGAAGCTAATGCTCTTAGAGCCAAACTAGGAATGGCGCCTCTAAAATGAATACTTTTCCtgtcttttttgtattttcatgtttcatttcattcaaagtGACATTCCAGTCTGGACAGTATTCAAAAGACTTTAAAGTACTGAACACGTAATATTCTCTCAGACTTTCTTGTCCAGTAGAAGCGCAGTCTCTTCCTTTATCAGCCAGGGGCTCCTTTAGCCAACCAAGCACCTTTGTGCTGTATAAAAGACAATTGGTAGAGTTTAATACATGTCACTACAGCTAAATGCAGTCAAACCTGTCAACTGTAATTTTGCTATTATTagaatattaaaacaataaatatgtaaaaatcaTTACAGATATTAATactatgtatgttcatcatggaagcactgAAATTCAGACACAAGTTCTCTTCACACTTTCAAATGAACGCACAGTAATACTTGTCTTCAGATTTTTTTCTAATGAACGTTAAATTATGTTATGCTAAgagaaccccatgacacgcgAGTGACAGGGTGGGTACTTGTGGTATTTACAGTCTGacagtgcttgcagtgttttctgctacataTTTCCAGACACAGCTAGTGAAAACACGATCGCAGATAGATGAAATACTTTGAGGACGCCACACTGGCACTTGTCTCATGGCGTTATGTTCTATTACTGTTGGTTAATTATGATTACAAAGCTATTTTTTCTATCATTTCTTGTAACTCACAAGGACATATTTTTCTGTAGATGATTTAGAAGTCTTTCAACTTCTGGAGAGTAAAACAATAATCGATGTTGGATGTGCACCTACAGCTCATTCTGACTCCAGAATTGCAGCTCTGACTGTACAACGTCATCCATGAAGGATGAACAGGCAAAGCAATGGGTCCACAGATTTGCTCACCACATCCTCTCCAACAGTAGTATCTACAGTACCTACCACGTCTACAGTTCCAACCAGATCTATGTTGCCCTCCGAGCATACGTCGATCATGTCTATAGCAATTGTCAGCTTTAGGGAGATGTTATTTACAACCGGGGAGGGAATGGGGGAATGACAACAATTGGGCATGTGATGAGGGGAACTGAAAATTTTGTCCTGAAGGGGTCTTGAAATTAAACCTCAGGGGAACAAAGGAGAAGCTGATTTCGTCCTAACTGAATGCTTTAGTAAGTCACCCACCATCTTAAATTTGCATCGCGAGACTTCTCTACAATCATGTGTGAGAACAGATATTATTCAAATCTAGCCAATAACTGACGGCTGTACACTTTGAGATGGAATTTTAGGTACAGTGCATATTCTCATGTCACCGAGAGCATTTAGTGTTTGCATAATTGTTTCGATAGGGTAGGgacaatagacagactgatagattTGGCAAAAGGTCCATACCCATATGTACAGAAGTGGGTTCATGGGGTGATTTGAAAACTTCAATTATTTTACTTAGAAAAAGTGTTGCGACGTAGAGTGATAAACTTCACTTTTCAAAAATTCACAAGGCATCAACTAAAGCAGATAGGACAAAACCAGCTTCATCTTTGTTCTCAGTTATAATGTGAatgtgaacacacacacacacagacacacacacaacaaagaaaataaacacaaacacgcatacatatacacacacatcaatcaatcaatcaaagagatttatatagcgccaaactccacacatacatacatacatacatacatacatacatacatacatacacacacacatacatacatacatacatacatacatacatacacacacacacacatacatacatacatacatacatacatacatacataaatgtgtgTTTGACATGCGTGTTGACATGAATCAAAATATTCAGGGATTAGtgaactttttttatttgttcaaaTTTGTTCATACATTTCTTTGTAGATATGAACCTGAAATTTATACGAAACAGACACTCTATTCAAGTTCCATATCAATATTGTTAGACATCACTTTCTAGTGGTAATCACTTTATCTAAACCtataatgacaataaatgtAAGCAAAATATATAGATAAAGTTCTAGATGTTTACCTAATGATgctaatttattattatttaaagtatttaaatatttacatcactaaacagaacatatgcaacaCTGGTACGCGCGCATATTATAGTGCAATACAGAACATATAtctgcatacctgcatgcaaatgatatgttaATGAAAGGGCGGTCGTTCCTCACACACGAAATCGGGTGATGCAAACAGtgtgatttttatggaaattttaaTAACAGAATCCTACGCAGTGTGAGTACAAATGTGGGTACTATGGGGGTATTCACACTCGTGTTTGCTGGTTTCTTTTTTAACTGTACTTTCACTTGCTATGtttgtgcaaataccccgagtacaccCCCACTTGAACTCATGCGTCATAGCATGGGTTCTGTCAAATCTGATTAAAGTCTGATGTGgttgaaagcagctagatgtctttatttacctctgtcaATTtcccatcgttttgtgtcgtttgctTTGCTCCAGGTGAtagccgccttcccacatctgaccttgtgtaatagaaaatctcgTTCATATCTCGCGCTTTTGAGAGGTTTCTTCAACGAATCAGCACGCTTCCTTTTTGaaggaaggcggcgatcacccgaatcaaaacaaacgacacaacacgatggaaatagaggtaaataaagacatgtgaaacgctgttgatcggcttactgtgcagtttatcgttatttaatgttcaaacggggaagtactcactcgcactgctgttccaaatcgtcagtctgttccatttaagactataacgttgaattagccgaccaactagtttcttctcaaaccatctcttctacgaggtaccgtaccgacttggattgtgttgagtagaactcacaacgaaacatacgtatctggttcaacgaacgccaagctaaccacttggttgattttattacaccaccaatctccgtctccgcctctcctctcgagatgggctaaaaacccaacttaaatacatttcaaagtttacacaaaatctctattcttagagtatgacgtattcttaagtcttatgatgaaagacatcatccgagatctaatatccaatcaccttctctagattagtaatacaagttcatatctcaaagaccataaaatagtcatgtcataataaaagttgttgacagttcaattgTACCTGGTACGAAATAGCGATGTTGAGATGTCAAGGACCTATGctgttacgcaacggaatgtcactgtatgtacaaagttttaatgctttttgacttcaatttagagttcatgatgaaaatttaccaaaatatcctgaatggacATAATTTAGatttgtgactcgtaacacatgtagccgctttcaccacatcagattttaatcagattgggttctGTTCTACTATTGAGGAGAATTTTTACATTACGGGATTACGACGTCAAAGTTATAAAGAGCACAGATCTAATTTGTtgaatgattttgataaatgttcgatgttaataataatatgctTTATTCAGAGTACCGTGGCCACCGGCCTAACGTACAGAAAGCAAATCGTGAATGTAGAGGTTTGCTGTGACAAACAACACTGGCACATACAAATTCacataattatagaaaataaaaacaatacgAATCTATAATACTTCGGCGTAAACGGAAagctaaaaatacaaactttgctaAATTGTTCTGAGTATGAACATGATTTGTTCTCATCAAAGAATGAAATCTAAGTTGTGAAAATGTTCCATACATATAATGCTAATGTTATGTAGTAGTGAAATCgttaaaaggtcaaaggtcagtctCATCCCCAATGCAAATGAATtgagatatataatatattacaatttgattTAAAAGAGTGAATACCTAATCGAATATGAGATGGAAAATCACTTCCTATCGCTCTAAGGCTAATTTAAGGAGTCTAGAAACCAGGCGGCCGTACGCCTGTATATCTTTGCTGTATGGTAGTAGTTTCATCGACTCATTGTGTGTATACCTTGAACGTTGTAGATCAGCTAGGTAGGCATGGCTGACACTTCCCTAATAggaagaaaaacacaaaaatgtatatatatgttgttgatTAGTGATGTAATTCTTGTAAAGATTTCATGAATATAAGTACGTAAGTGTCGTAAGGCTTTGTCTGTCCGGGAATGGAACATTTACTTACACACACTCAAACAACTTCTACTGCAAACAAAATACATTCATAGGTAcagtgcacagtggggatgtagaagtaattaagttgatatgttgattgtCAGCTAAAAAGATAAataattgaagccattaaaatcattaaTTCCAAGTGTAATGTTTTAATTAGAAGCTTATTTTTACTGCATTTTATTATTAGTCTAGAGTTGATATATGTCTACCACTGACGCACTGTGTCAAAAACagaatgtcccatgagtgaaatatATACCAAACCAACATAATTTCTGCTGTAAAATTGGCCTGTTAAAGAGGTTATTCGGCCAAGgtaatgttacagtacattTAGAGATTGAATGTAATTTGTATCGTGATtaaaacaatgacaaatattaagggtatattttttatataaaatatatttcacaaCAAAAGCCAAAACGTATAGGTTATGCACCGCGTACCGGCAATGTCTGGCAAAACAAATATCTTGAATGATTGGTGAACATAAACCACGAGTATTTTTATTAGTCACATACAATTGAACAGCTGTCAGCAAAGTTCATCTAAGTTTTGTAATTCAGGTAAAAGTATATGGTGTGATTAAGTAATTATGCTGAATGGTTTTTATAAAATCCTGTGCTACAATATCAAAATGGTAGATTAACTGATGTGTGTTGACTATGAACTTACTTCCTCTACGTTGAGTGTAATGAGAATAACCTTCTCACTTACACGTCCATGAATAAGTTTTCTAGAGTGTAAAAAGTCCAAGGCCTTGGCTATGTCATATGCTATGACATAAATATCATCAATTGGCCATGGTCTAGTCATCGAGTCAATACGTGCTGATAATGGTAGGTAATTTGTTGTCGCAACCGCTATGATTTGACTGGTGGGCATCTCTTCATAAACTAGAGAAGCTAGAAATACAGAgaagtgtatattatataagTTTCGGTCCATGTCAGGctgtgtataatattattttcaatcgGTTTGACGATTCGTGTCATTGTTATATTGACTGaccaaaagaaaataataaaatccaTTCTTCAAGAGGtacaggagagagagagagagagagagagagaggggggagagccACTGAGTGACAACAGGACCTTCGAGACGAGAGTGACAGGGCCCTCCCCCTCcgtccctccctctctctccctctctctcgatatatatatatatatatatatatatatatatatatatatatatatatatatatatatatatatatatatatatatatatgtgtgtgtgtatgtatgtatgtatgtatgtatgtatgtatgtatgtatgtatgtatgtatgtatgtataaatatataatctgcAAAATAAGCCAATGGTGCGCTAACCTGTTTGGCCCTGGCTGTCTATTCCACTACAGGAGTACTTTGAGTTCAGCGTACGTGTGCTTAAATTTAAAGATGATACTTTCTTGATATTAATGACGGATATTGTGTACAAAATAGGATTCACTGCAGAATTAACTGGTAATATGAAGACAGCTGTCCAAGCATAAACAATACCTGGAATTGTGACTGTATTCGTCAATGCCAATATACCCATGACTGTAATCGGCACCCAACAACAAAAGTCTGTTAATACAATCAGTGTCATGCGTTTGGCGATGGTTGTTGCCTCTTTGGCATGATTACGTGACCTTATACCAGGTGCTCTTCTTGTTCGCCGTACAGCGATATACATCATAATATAACAGACAAATATAACAATAAACGATAGAAAATTCAC
The Glandiceps talaboti chromosome 6, keGlaTala1.1, whole genome shotgun sequence genome window above contains:
- the LOC144436472 gene encoding pre-mRNA-splicing factor 38A-like, with product MANRTVKDAHSVKGTNPQYLVEKIIRSRIYESRYWKEECFALSAELLVDKAMELKYIGGVYGGNVKPTPFLCLVLKMLQIQPEKDIVVEFIRNEDFKYVRCLGALYMRLVGNSLDCFKYLEPLYNDYRKIKVMNKMGVFELSHVDEYMDELLREERSCDVILPRLQKRQVLEETNQIEQRVSALEEDLEDIEESEDEVEIEETKLSPSPDHRHNYKDLDKPRRSPSPRYRRSRSRSPHRRRSRSPSPRRDSHRRRSRSRSPRRRRSRSRDRDRERRHRSPGHRHRDGDRKHRSRHYSPSPDDRPRKHKKKKRERDKEHRESRHAANEDAEIAEANALRAKLGMAPLK